A part of Zonotrichia leucophrys gambelii isolate GWCS_2022_RI chromosome 7, RI_Zleu_2.0, whole genome shotgun sequence genomic DNA contains:
- the B3GALT1 gene encoding beta-1,3-galactosyltransferase 1 — translation MASKVSCLYILTVVCWASALWYLSITRPTSSYTGHRQVSSISIARKNVSFGNIRTRPINPHSFDFLINEPNKCEKSAPFLVILISTTHKEFDARQAIRETWGDENNFKGIKISTLFLLGKNADPVLNQMVEQESQIFHDIIVEDFIDSYHNLTLKTLMGMRWVATFCSKAKYVMKTDSDIFVNMDNLIYKLLKPNTKPRRRYFTGYVINGGPIRDVRSKWYMPRDLYPDSNYPPFCSGTGYIFSADVAELIYKTSLHTRLLHLEDVYVGLCLRKLGIHPFQNSGFNHWKMAYSLCRYRRVITVHQITPEEMHKIWNDMSSKKHLRC, via the coding sequence ATGGCTTCAAAGGTCTCGTGTTTATACATTTTGACAGTAGTTTGTTGGGCAAGTGCTCTTTGGTACTTGAGTATAACTCGTCCGACTTCTTCCTACACGGGCCACAGACAGGTCAGTAGCATATCCATAGCCAGAAAAAACGTTTCCTTTGGCAACATAAGAACTCGACCTATAAATCCACATTCCTTTGACTTCCTTATCAATGAACCCAACAAATGTGAGAAGAGCGCCCCATTCTTGGTCATTCTTATCAGTACGACTCACAAAGAGTTTGATGCAAGGCAAGCCATTCGAGAAACGTGGGGCGATGAAAACAACTTCAAAGGAATTAAAATCTCCACACTGTTTCTTCTTGGAAAAAATGCAGATCCTGTGTTAAATCAAATGGTAGAGCAAGAAAGCCAAATTTTTCATGACATTATTGTGGAAGATTTTATCGACTCTTACCATAACCTCACTCTGAAAACGTTGATGGGGATGAGGTGGGTAGCAACATTTTGTTCAAAAGCGAAGTATGTCATGAAGACAGACAGtgatatttttgtaaatatgGACAATCTTATTTATAAGCTGCTGAAGCCTAACACCAAGCCAAGGAGAAGGTACTTCACAGGTTATGTTATAAATGGAGGACCAATAAGAGATGTTCGCAGTAAGTGGTACATGCCCAGAGATTTGTATCCCGACAGCAATTACCCACCCTTCTGTTCAGGCACTGGCTACATTTTTTCAGCTGATGTAGCAGAACTGATTTACAAAACCTCCCTTCATACCAGACTTCTACATCTTGAAGATGTGTACGTTGGACTCTGCCTTCGGAAGCTGGGCATTCACCCCTTCCAAAACAGTGGCTTCAATCACTGGAAAATGGCCTACAGCTTGTGCAGGTACCGCAGGGTGATCACAGTGCACCAGATAACACCAGAAGAAATGCACAAAATTTGGAATGACATGTCCAGCAAGAAACACCTTAGATGTTAA